One genomic region from Streptomyces sp. NBC_00457 encodes:
- a CDS encoding DUF7919 family protein — protein sequence MIAPDLILHYVADHSYRPPEDFIEAVMRKRIAPSS from the coding sequence ATGATCGCCCCGGATCTGATCCTCCACTATGTGGCAGATCACTCATACCGACCGCCAGAGGATTTCATTGAGGCCGTGATGAGGAAACGTATCGCTCCCTCTTCGTGA
- a CDS encoding ATP-binding protein, giving the protein MPETFTTCPPTPGTDLHPIPPTPESLAYSLTLPAAPQSPSIARAATRTILRAHGLEDVAEAAVQAVSELAACACRFTTAAEVYVSLRYREDALRVILYDAHPRHINPRLSAACDARRRASLRLLACVVRTCDGDWGFGEAREPTGGTRMWAVLPRQGARTYLSEGRTDG; this is encoded by the coding sequence ATGCCCGAAACCTTCACGACCTGCCCGCCCACACCCGGCACCGACCTGCATCCCATCCCGCCCACCCCGGAATCCCTGGCCTACAGCCTCACCCTCCCTGCCGCCCCCCAAAGCCCGTCCATCGCCCGCGCGGCCACCCGCACGATCCTGCGGGCCCACGGCCTGGAGGACGTAGCCGAAGCAGCCGTACAGGCAGTAAGCGAACTCGCAGCCTGCGCCTGTCGTTTCACCACAGCAGCGGAGGTCTACGTCTCTCTCCGCTACAGGGAGGACGCCCTCCGCGTGATCCTCTACGACGCCCACCCCCGTCACATCAACCCCCGCCTCTCCGCCGCCTGCGACGCCCGACGTCGCGCCTCCCTCCGCCTGCTGGCCTGCGTTGTACGCACCTGTGACGGCGACTGGGGCTTCGGGGAGGCCCGCGAGCCGACCGGCGGTACGCGTATGTGGGCGGTCCTGCCGCGACAGGGGGCCCGCACGTATCTGAGCGAAGGTCGCACGGATGGGTGA
- a CDS encoding DUF7919 family protein, whose protein sequence is MMHFEDLSPYQYISVSVPCGVTAVNVGWLEARRDFPQEDVPEEFIDALSSIVKSHRQAKTRG, encoded by the coding sequence ATGATGCACTTTGAAGATCTATCCCCATACCAATATATCAGCGTCTCCGTCCCGTGCGGAGTGACGGCCGTCAACGTAGGATGGTTGGAAGCGCGCAGGGATTTTCCTCAAGAGGATGTCCCTGAAGAATTCATCGACGCTCTGTCCAGCATTGTGAAGTCCCATCGCCAAGCGAAAACGCGTGGATAG
- a CDS encoding NAD(P)H-binding protein, translating into MILVTGANGNLGSATLAALHARDATATGGSRTPNGELRRLDFDDPSGMDLAGVSTLVLISAGYAEDDQVIGRHAAVLDAAVRDGVRHVVYTSLTGAGEHLGFALAHRATERLVHACGLHWTVLRNGLYAELFGGLLMWADGGVESAFGDGALAAVARADLAEAAAVVAADPVPHSGRTYDLVGTPITAAQVADRLGVPHRTIGLAEYRRRLLSQVPELLPFQPPMLASIATGIRHGFLGNTSPDLADILGRPLDDPLATAVAAAAATRPSAGG; encoded by the coding sequence ATGATTCTGGTGACCGGAGCGAACGGGAACCTCGGCTCTGCCACTCTCGCGGCGCTGCACGCCCGCGACGCGACAGCGACAGGCGGCAGCCGCACTCCGAACGGCGAGTTGCGGCGGCTCGATTTCGACGATCCCTCCGGCATGGACCTCGCCGGTGTGTCCACCCTGGTGCTGATCTCCGCCGGCTATGCCGAAGACGACCAGGTCATCGGGCGGCACGCCGCCGTGCTGGACGCTGCCGTCCGCGACGGCGTCCGGCATGTCGTCTACACGAGCCTGACCGGTGCCGGTGAGCACCTCGGTTTCGCGCTGGCGCACCGCGCGACCGAACGGCTCGTGCACGCTTGCGGTTTGCATTGGACGGTTCTTCGCAACGGCCTCTACGCCGAACTCTTTGGCGGACTCCTGATGTGGGCCGACGGCGGCGTGGAGTCCGCGTTCGGCGACGGCGCCCTGGCCGCGGTCGCCCGGGCCGACCTGGCCGAAGCCGCCGCGGTCGTCGCGGCGGATCCGGTCCCGCACAGCGGCCGCACCTACGACCTCGTCGGCACGCCGATCACGGCAGCGCAGGTAGCCGACCGCCTCGGCGTCCCGCACCGCACCATCGGCCTGGCCGAGTACCGGCGCAGGCTCCTCAGCCAGGTGCCGGAGCTCCTGCCGTTCCAGCCACCCATGCTCGCCTCGATCGCGACCGGCATCAGGCATGGCTTTCTGGGCAACACCAGCCCCGACCTGGCTGACATCCTTGGCCGTCCACTCGACGACCCACTGGCTACGGCTGTCGCAGCCGCGGCGGCCACGAGACCGTCGGCAGGTGGATGA
- a CDS encoding helix-turn-helix domain-containing protein: protein MPTRSTPTERQRRLGAELRKMRLAAGQTTEYAAGLLGLDRTKVSNMESGVRAISPDRVRTLASNYECADQAYVDALATMADSRKQGWWEQYRGNLPQGLLDVAELEWHAVRLRSYQTVHVPGLLQLSGYARAIFDSALPPLPTSEVELRVAQRMRRQQVLERDTPVQYIAYVHEWALHMQFGGLRATREQLTHLCEVSERENVELRVLPVEVGAFPGAGHAVLYADGAVPQLDTVQLDSAHGGEFTHADAQLAKYRAHMDWWHANSLAPQASRDFIHSIASQL, encoded by the coding sequence ATGCCCACACGGTCCACGCCCACCGAGCGCCAACGGCGTTTGGGCGCCGAGTTGCGCAAGATGCGGCTCGCAGCCGGACAGACCACGGAGTACGCCGCCGGGCTGCTCGGGCTGGACCGTACGAAGGTGTCCAACATGGAGTCAGGCGTCCGCGCCATCTCCCCCGACCGCGTCCGGACACTCGCCAGCAACTACGAGTGCGCCGACCAGGCTTACGTCGACGCGCTGGCCACGATGGCCGACTCCCGCAAGCAGGGCTGGTGGGAGCAGTATCGGGGCAACTTGCCCCAAGGTCTCCTCGATGTCGCCGAGTTGGAGTGGCACGCCGTCCGGCTGCGCAGCTACCAGACCGTGCACGTACCCGGGCTGCTGCAGCTGAGCGGGTACGCCCGCGCCATCTTCGACTCGGCCCTGCCGCCGCTGCCGACGTCGGAGGTGGAACTGCGGGTGGCCCAGCGCATGCGGCGACAGCAGGTATTGGAACGGGACACCCCTGTCCAGTACATCGCGTACGTCCACGAATGGGCCTTGCACATGCAGTTCGGTGGCCTACGCGCGACCCGGGAGCAGTTGACGCACCTGTGCGAGGTATCGGAGCGGGAGAACGTCGAGTTGCGGGTCCTCCCAGTCGAGGTAGGCGCCTTCCCTGGGGCGGGCCACGCAGTGCTGTACGCCGACGGCGCGGTGCCCCAACTCGACACTGTGCAGCTCGACTCCGCGCACGGCGGCGAATTCACCCACGCGGACGCCCAACTCGCCAAGTACCGTGCCCACATGGACTGGTGGCACGCCAATTCACTGGCACCGCAGGCCTCACGGGACTTCATCCACAGCATCGCCAGCCAACTCTGA
- a CDS encoding winged helix-turn-helix transcriptional regulator, whose protein sequence is MSPTHTEVTTAPADLDPCGREDHPDCGIRDVLDRIGDKWSVLVIVELAGGPRRFRELQRAIDGISQRMLTLTVRRLERDGLVLRTVYPTVPAHVDYRLTDTGAGLTHLVKALADWSLSHRGVIAEARREYDETHPDHDIR, encoded by the coding sequence ATGTCACCCACGCACACCGAGGTAACCACCGCACCCGCCGACCTCGACCCCTGCGGGCGCGAAGACCACCCGGACTGCGGGATCCGCGATGTCCTGGACCGGATCGGCGACAAGTGGTCGGTACTCGTGATCGTCGAACTCGCCGGCGGGCCACGCCGCTTCCGCGAACTGCAGCGCGCCATCGACGGCATCTCCCAGCGCATGCTCACGCTCACCGTGCGCAGACTCGAACGCGACGGACTCGTCCTGCGCACCGTCTACCCCACCGTCCCGGCCCACGTGGACTACCGCCTGACCGACACCGGGGCCGGCCTGACCCACCTGGTCAAGGCACTCGCCGACTGGTCCCTCAGCCATCGGGGAGTCATTGCGGAGGCTCGTCGTGAGTACGACGAGACGCACCCCGACCACGACATCCGGTAA
- a CDS encoding cytochrome P450, whose product MTTASPPMPKAPGSWPLLGHAIPLLRDNLAFIASLRAYGPLVEIRLQPQQPTVVVNDPALIRTMLVDAAPTLDKGRFFEKMGQLLGDSVVTAAGTEHVRKRRQLQPAFRQTEITRYVDLMREQVTAALADWRPGQVLDVREVMVKLSLDMLASTVFSGSIDGHAFQRLRRDLSVVMNGVGTRIMLPDWAERLPLPANRRFTAARDAVRATIDAAVAELRASERDTGDMLSLLLRATDEYTGRPLTSYQICSEILTLAVAGTETTASVLSWILYELARAPEIDARLQTELTDVLGERPVTFDDLPRLPYLNRVIQEATRLHHTGWLVTRRTLEPLRLGDWDIPAGTELAYCQHALHRDPSLFPDPLTFDPDRWLDTAQPPPTGAFLPFGAGKHKCIGDRFALTELATAIATITREIRLELPPGRTVQPVARATVRPRTLLMTVRPRERAGAAAGA is encoded by the coding sequence GTGACCACCGCGTCTCCCCCCATGCCCAAGGCGCCGGGCTCATGGCCGCTGCTGGGCCACGCGATACCCCTCCTGCGCGACAACCTCGCCTTCATCGCCTCGCTCCGCGCCTACGGTCCGCTCGTAGAGATCCGCCTCCAGCCGCAGCAGCCCACCGTCGTCGTCAACGACCCCGCCCTGATCCGCACGATGCTGGTCGACGCCGCCCCCACCCTCGACAAGGGCCGCTTCTTCGAGAAGATGGGCCAGCTCCTCGGCGACAGCGTCGTCACCGCCGCCGGCACGGAACACGTCCGCAAACGCCGCCAACTCCAGCCCGCCTTCCGCCAGACCGAGATCACCCGCTACGTCGACCTGATGCGCGAGCAGGTCACCGCGGCCCTGGCCGACTGGCGCCCCGGGCAGGTCCTGGACGTCCGCGAGGTGATGGTCAAACTCTCCCTCGACATGCTCGCCTCGACCGTCTTCTCCGGCAGCATCGACGGACACGCCTTCCAGCGGCTGCGCCGCGACCTCAGCGTCGTCATGAACGGCGTGGGCACCCGCATCATGCTCCCCGACTGGGCGGAGAGACTCCCGCTGCCCGCCAACCGCCGCTTCACCGCGGCCCGCGACGCCGTACGCGCCACGATCGACGCCGCGGTGGCCGAGCTGCGCGCCTCCGAACGCGACACGGGAGACATGCTCTCCCTGCTGCTCCGGGCCACGGACGAGTACACCGGCCGCCCCCTGACGTCGTATCAGATCTGCTCGGAGATCCTCACCCTCGCGGTGGCCGGTACGGAGACCACGGCCTCCGTCCTCTCCTGGATCCTGTACGAACTCGCCCGCGCCCCGGAGATCGACGCACGCCTCCAGACGGAACTGACCGACGTCCTCGGCGAACGCCCGGTCACCTTCGACGACTTGCCCCGCCTGCCCTACCTGAACCGCGTCATCCAGGAGGCCACAAGGCTGCACCACACCGGCTGGCTCGTCACCCGGCGCACCCTCGAACCCCTCCGCCTCGGCGACTGGGACATCCCGGCCGGCACCGAACTGGCGTACTGCCAGCACGCCCTGCACCGCGACCCGTCCCTCTTCCCCGACCCCCTCACCTTCGACCCCGACCGCTGGCTGGACACCGCCCAGCCCCCGCCGACCGGCGCCTTCCTCCCCTTCGGCGCCGGCAAGCACAAGTGCATCGGCGACCGCTTCGCCCTCACGGAACTGGCCACCGCCATCGCCACGATCACTCGAGAGATCCGCCTCGAACTCCCCCCGGGCCGGACGGTGCAGCCGGTGGCCCGTGCG
- a CDS encoding alpha/beta hydrolase, which yields MADKESNESNESNENKESNESNEKAATSRRQALRRIAAGAGGAAALAVGVGAGTARATDVERATARTRRGIRTYVLVHGTHSAGAFWTAVGRELALRGHRVVTVDQPLHGTEKFIPRAYQTQDLGALATEASPVAALTLDDFERRVTGVVRRAARLGGPVVLVGHSMGGLSVSRVANAVPELLAHICYMAAFCPSRSMPSLNDCAGSPEGQLAISPLEQIVGDPGKLGVLRLNWRTSSRRDLAVFKEMTCAEYTDAEFLRVLEGLQADESMTAYAGRAVGRAETWGRIPRTYLRFGKDRTVATELQDRMIAEADELTPHNRFTVHNFPGTGHMGPTDPTRVTDLLHGLRL from the coding sequence ATGGCTGACAAAGAGAGCAACGAGAGCAACGAGAGCAACGAGAACAAAGAGAGCAACGAGAGCAACGAGAAGGCCGCCACCTCGCGGCGACAAGCATTGCGACGCATCGCCGCAGGCGCCGGTGGGGCGGCCGCGCTCGCCGTCGGTGTGGGTGCGGGGACCGCGCGGGCGACCGACGTCGAACGGGCCACGGCACGGACCCGGCGCGGCATCCGCACGTACGTCCTCGTCCACGGCACCCATAGCGCAGGCGCCTTCTGGACGGCGGTCGGCAGGGAGCTGGCGCTGCGCGGGCACCGTGTCGTCACGGTGGACCAACCGCTGCACGGGACCGAGAAGTTCATCCCGAGGGCGTATCAGACGCAGGACTTGGGTGCCCTCGCGACGGAGGCCTCGCCGGTCGCCGCGCTCACCCTGGACGACTTCGAGCGGCGGGTCACCGGTGTCGTACGACGCGCCGCGCGGCTCGGTGGGCCCGTGGTGCTGGTCGGGCACAGTATGGGCGGGCTCTCGGTGAGCAGGGTGGCGAATGCCGTGCCTGAACTGCTGGCCCATATCTGCTACATGGCGGCGTTCTGCCCGAGCCGCAGCATGCCGTCACTGAACGACTGCGCGGGCTCGCCGGAAGGGCAGCTCGCCATCAGCCCGCTGGAGCAGATCGTCGGCGACCCGGGGAAGCTGGGTGTGCTGCGCCTCAACTGGCGTACCTCCAGCCGCCGTGACCTCGCCGTCTTCAAGGAGATGACCTGCGCGGAGTACACGGATGCCGAGTTCCTGCGGGTGCTGGAGGGATTGCAGGCGGACGAGTCGATGACGGCGTACGCGGGCCGGGCCGTCGGGCGCGCGGAGACGTGGGGGCGGATTCCGCGTACGTATCTGCGGTTCGGCAAGGACAGGACCGTCGCCACGGAGCTCCAGGACCGCATGATCGCCGAAGCCGACGAACTCACTCCGCACAACCGCTTCACGGTCCACAACTTCCCTGGCACCGGCCACATGGGCCCCACGGACCCGACTCGCGTGACGGACCTCCTGCACGGGCTCCGGCTGTAA